In Tachysurus fulvidraco isolate hzauxx_2018 chromosome 1, HZAU_PFXX_2.0, whole genome shotgun sequence, a single window of DNA contains:
- the LOC113644064 gene encoding transcriptional repressor p66-alpha-like produces MLNSKCNVYLEDCNKKKPLQDPTNGFSIIPSWDKEFVCLIGLENVVQFRLDWLDKAVYAASNQPRTRGKPREFRKYPYTCAKCNTDVSCTWKRDVDSSILCDSCSRCHWRKAHWLSRELHCLPTRERPSLWIR; encoded by the exons ATGTTGAACAGCAAGTGTAACGTTTACCTAGAAGATTGTAATAAAAAGAAGCCGCTG CAAGATCCAACAAATGGCTTCAGCATCATTCCATCGTGGGACAAAGAGTTTGTGTGCCTGATTGGTCTGGAAAATGTGGTCCAGTTTCGCTTAGATTGGCTGGACAAGGCTGTATATGCTGCATCTAACCAACCAAGAACCAGGG GGAAGCCGAGGGAGTTTCGCAAATATCCATATACCTGTGCGAAATGCAACACTGATGTCTCTTGTACATGGAAACGTGATGTTGACAGTTCCATCCTATGTGACTCTTGTTCTCGGTGTCATTGGAGGAAAGCTCACTGGCTCTCCAGAGAACTGCATTGTCTACCAACCAGGGAAAGACCATCCCTTTGGATAAGGTGA
- the ebi3 gene encoding interleukin-27 subunit beta, translating to MRHKYSSYYLAIFALLLHSFPQIWGQDTSKPSDHYEVLGSSVEVPCVDGAEWRLNGSLVVSSPILRLHNTSLDDQGFYTCHNSNGATVETIRLQLGYPPTVPDVYCWSPSYPLKALCSWTLPQDPLLPTYYISTYRQLEEIYSCKRSSEQDRQCVLEELDLLSNVPYLVNITAVNALGSASQMLPVFFEDIVKPDPPVNVKVVALPGKKLHVQWSPPPTWPDPVTFPLKYNVQFQWGNSNTVSVMGPFESESMVRSGVMPGRTYHIRVSVMDLLGHGQSSEWSDSVNITFPRS from the exons ATGCGCCACAAATATTCTTCATATTATCTAGCAATTTTTGCTTTACTTCTCCATTCCTTTCCTCAAATCTGGGGTCAAGACACATCTAAACCATCGG ACCATTACGAGGTTCTCGGATCATCTGTCGAGGTGCCCTGTGTGGACGGAGCAGAATGGAGACTTAATGGATCGCTCGTGGTCTCAAGCCCCATTCTTCGCTTACACAACACTAGCCTTGACGATCAGGGCTTCTACACGTGCCACAACTCAAATGGAGCAACCGTTGAAACAATACGACTACAGCTGGGCT ATCCTCCAACCGTCCCAGATGTCTACTGCTGGTCTCCAAGTTATCCCCTAAAAGCCCTTTGCTCATGGACTCTGCCGCAAGACCCACTACTTCCAACTTATTACATCTCAACCTACAG GCAACTTGAAGAGATCTACTCATGCAAGAGATCTAGCGAACAGGACAGGCAATGTGTTCTCGAGGAACTGGACCTCTTGTCGAACGTTCCATACCTGGTTAACATCACAGCTGTCAACGCTCTTGGGAGCGCAAGCCAAATGCTTCCTGTCTTTTTCGAGGACATTG TGAAGCCTGACCCCCCTGTGAACGTAAAGGTGGTGGCTTTACCAGGCAAGAAGCTCCATGTGCAGTGGTCTCCTCCACCAACATGGCCAGACCCTGTGACCTTTCCCCTGAAATACAATGTGCAGTTCCAGTGGGGAAACTCTAACACAGTTAGCGTC ATGGGTCCTTTTGAGTCAGAAAGCATGGTTCGAAGCGGAGTGATGCCCGGACGGACATATCATATCCGTGTATCCGTTATGGACCTCTTGGGTCACGGTCAGAGCAGCGAGTGGAGCGATTCTGTGAACATAACCTTTCCCAGAAGCTGA
- the odf3l2a gene encoding outer dense fiber protein 3-like protein 2a: MNKCQFVLLYCNYHYYFYSGPGPGHYALPPTIGYINHDYTKPSSPAYSFHRRMSSKMLFEDSSPGPRYHVDDKITRFGRDGTPSYSMLGRKKIRADTFQTPGPGAYSPEKAPPLNWHRRPPTYTMGFRTRYRSTDAVPAPNRYTLPNLLGTRIPNKPSSASYSMSRRTKLGAPSEDLAATPGPAHYNRTDPSIYMSRQPSFSIQSRHNIPSSTTCKPGPGTHYPEKVSAHLPRPPSFTMGVRHSEFVTPLVIDLID, translated from the exons atgaataaatgccaATTCGTCTTGTTATACtgtaattatcattattatttttattcaggacCCGGACCGGGGCACTACGCTCTCCCCCCTACCATCGGCTACATAAACCATGACTACACAAAGCCAAGCAGTCCGGCGTACTCGTTCCACCGCCGCATGAGCAGCAAAA TGCTGTTTGAAGACTCCAGTCCTGGGCCTCGGTACCACGTGGATGACAAGATCACTCGCTTTGGAAGAGATGGCACTCCGTCATACTCGATGCTGGGTAGAAAGAAGATCAGAG CGGATACGTTCCAAACTCCTGGTCCAGGAGCTTACAGTCCAGAGAAGGCGCCTCCACTAAATTGGCATCGGCGCCCGCCAACCTACACCATGGGCTTCCGGACACGCTACAGGAGCACAGATGCTGTACCTGCCCCCAACCGCTACACCCTACCCAATCTGTTAGGTACACGTATTCCTAACAAGCCCTCTAGCGCCAGCTACTCTATGTCCCGCCGCACAAAACTTGGGGCGCCCTCCGAAGACCTGGCAGCAACTCCTGGGCCAGCTCACTACAACAGAACAGACCCAAGCATTTACATGAGCAGACAACCGTCTTTCTCCATACAGAGCCGTCACAACATCCCCAGCAGCACCACGTGCAAGCCTGGACCAGGCACTCACTACCCAGAGAAAGTGTCAGCCCACCTGCCCAGGCCGCCGTCTTTCACCATGGGGGTGCGGCATTCAGAGTTTGTCACACCTTTAGTCATTGATTTAATTGACTAA